The segment AGTGCCGAGCTGAGCCGAGCCGAGCTGTGCCGCCGGCTGGGAACAGGCGGTACGGTCGGTTGTGCAATGCGGCCTCGCCCCAGCCTTTGCTGGGGGGGAAAGAGCCTGTCTTCCCCTCCGGAGAGCCAGACTTTGTACTGAGCGGGCAGGGAGTGTCAGCAGCAGGATGTGAACAGCTGCTTGGGTGTCTGCGGACCCACCCGCTGCCAGCAGTACCCCCAACAGTGTgtggggggcagagcagccctcCCCGGGACCACCAGACCCCAGAAGGGCAGACCCATGGGTTGGGAGGGAGCCggagggggagagaaagcaaagagggGCTTGGGCACAGGATGGGAGTTGGGAGATGCACGTCCCCAAATCTGGTGCCGTGGGGACACTGCTGctcctgcggggctgggggggtgtcCCCAGTGCCCCTGGTGGGCTCCATTCCCGGTGGGGTGGCTCCTGGCGTGggggcagctctgtgctcacGCCCCTGTTCGAGGGGACAAAGAGATGGTCCTGGCTGCGGTGGGTTCCTATCCATCCAGGCTCCGGGGCTGgcattttctttgctaattGTGCTAATTAGCTCCACACTTTCAGGCCGCGGGGCTGAAGCTGTTGTCCCGCGGGTGGCTCCCACCCCACACGTCCCCCCCCACATCCCACCAAGGAGAGCAGGCGCTGCCGCCCCAAGGACACGCGGCTACCAAAACAGGACACGTTTATTGACAAATGTAACTCGTACAGACCACGCGTAACAGGGAGAGAAGGTGCCTGGCcggcgggggggccggggggctgggggctggcggggcAGGGCACGGGGGCACCGCCGCTTCCGCCTGGCGCTCATGCGAAGAGCTCTCCTGGCAACCCGAAACTGGCTCTGTTTACACGAAACCGTCTGTATTTACACAGCCGCCCGCCCGGCTCCCGCTCCCGCGGCCCAGCCCTGACCCCAGGACCTCTCCCATCACCCCCCCGATCGCCCCCCCCCTCTGCCCGCTCCTGCTGGGGTCGGGGCGCCGTCGGGGACGGGGTCTCTCCCCGGCCTGCGGGGCGGAGGGTCCCCGGCGGCGCCGGTCCCGCCggatggggctggaggtgggggtGCGGGTGGCCGAGCCCCtcggggggccggggcaggggcgCGGGGGCTCACACATAGTTCCTCTTGTCGTAGCTGGTGACGGCGGAGCGTGGGGCGGAGTAGGCCACCTTGCTGGGCGCGTACCTCTCATCTTTgggggggcaggagcagcagagcagggatcCCCCGAAGAGCAGCAGCGCGGCGGCTGCCCAACCCACGTAGAGGGACGTGCCCAGCTCCCTCTTCTGCGCTTCGAGCACCAGCGGGTTGTAGAAATCCCGGATGATGGTGTTGGCCGACCAGGAGACGGGGATGAGGGTCATGATGCCGGAGAGCAGGAAGATGACGCCGGAGACGATGGTGATCTTGGCCTTCGTGGTCTCGTCCTCCACGCAGCGGGTGCACTGGGCGCCCACGATGGCCACCATCAGGCCCAGCACGGCCAGCACGATGGCCACCACCAGGAGGGCGCGGGCGGCCTGCAGGTCCTGCGGCAGCGCCAGCATGGAGTCGTACACCTTGCACTGCATCTGGCCCGTGCTCTGCACCACGCAGTtcatccacagcccttcccagaTGATCTGCGCCGTCACGATGTTGTTGCCGATGAAGGCCGACACCCGCCACATGGGCAGCGCGCAGCAGATGATGCTGcacagccagcccagcaccgACAGGGCCACCCCACCGATCTCCAGCCCCATAGACATGGTGTCCGGCTCAGCGCGCCCCAGGCAATGGCGGAAAGGAACCCACTGACTGAAACCACCCCGGGCTCCGCTCACCGCTGCAGCCTTGGGGATCAGCTTACACCTGGGTGCACCTGCGCTTATAAGGgctggcggggccggggccgggctgcgctCGCTCAGCGCCCGCCCGGGGTGGGGTTTCACCGCCGGACGCTCCTCGCCACTGGCTCGGTCGCAGCGTCCCACACCCTCCCCTTTGTTTGCAGAGATGGCGCTGGcgcaggggagggagggggagaagccACCTGAGATGGCCACTGCCAGCGGAGGCCTAGTTTCGGGGCGTGGGGCTGGATGGGTGCAATCTGCAGACCCCGGCGTGACACCAGGAAGCCCGGACAAGGAGCTGGATGGGCTGCGGTGCACGTCCACGGGCTCTGTGTGCCAGCCCTGGTGCCCACCCTGCACCACGGTGCCGTTTGGGGAGCCCACGTCCACCACTGCTCCCTCACAACCCTTCCTAAAGGCAGCAGGGCCTGGAAATCCCTCGGCTTTGTGCTTACACGCTGCAGGTGGCCATGGCCAGATCCCGGCCCTGGCCCCTGCACCAGGCAGCATGACATGAtacggcacggcacggcacgggtGGGAGCCGTCACTCCCGCAGCCCAGCCTCTTCAGCAGGGATGCTGTAGGTCACAGTCTGTTGTATTTCTGGAGCACCTTATCAGATCTCACGTTTAACATAGTGTCCGAAAGGAAGGGAGTTTATTTAAGATTACAGCCTTGTTGGGCTTTTTATCCGCTCGCAGATTGCCCCTTATCTCACTGTGGCTCAGCAAGAGCAGGGTGCACTCAGGCACCTTTGCATAACCGTGCAAAGTGCAGCCCCTTTGTCTTGCCACAATACGCCCCGTGTTGGCAGTTCCCATGCAGCCCCGACCCCACACAGCCCCCATCTCCACCTGTCCCCCCGTCCTGAGCCCCCGATCCCCCTTGTGCAACGTGGGACGTGCTGGGCTGGGTGTGCCCATGGGGATCCCTGGCCAGGTGATAAACCTCTTTACTCATCCTGCTCAAATGTTTTGTCCTTGAAGGAAGCAGACAGAGCACGTAACACTCTGGCAGCGTCACCCCATCCACCTGGCAGGCCTGGCTGAGTGGCAGCCggcaacagaaaaacaaggcagGCACGGGCCGGCTGCCCAGGCGTGGTCGCCCCATGAGCAGTCACATCCCGGGGGCCACTGTCCCCCAAAAGAACCACCCCAAGGCGGTGGGGTGCTGCTGTGCATgcggctcccccagcccttgcaCGGCTGTTTGACCAGAGTGCTACAGGTATTtccagccccccaccccaggaaTGTGCTCGCCCCCGCCTCTGCAGCCGGACGCGCCGAGCGAGTGCCCGCGGGCTTGCTCCAGCCTGTTCCTGGCTGCTGCCGAGGGCTCCCCTACAACTCATTAACTACTCAAGAGCGCGGCGCGCAGCGGGTGCTGGCAGCCTCTGCCGCATCAGAGCCCCCCCTACTCCAGTACCCAGGACCCCAAAGGCAAGGGGCCCTGACCCAGCTGTTTCCCGCAGCACCCCAACACCCCCAGTCTGGCTGGGTCAGCTCCTGCCACCCCAGTGCCCTGTGCCTGGGTGCCTCTGGTACTGTGCTGTGCCGTGGCACCCTGTGCCTGGCCTCCACCACCCCGTGGCACCCTGACACCCCTTATGCAGCAGGGTCAGCCTGCCGCCCCACGGCACCCCATGGCGGGCTGGGGTTGGTGGCCGGGCCGGGTACCCGGGGCACTGGGGGGGTTCTGTGCAAGCAGCACGCAAGGGGGCTTGCACCTGGtgaggtgctgctgggctgggggggcccgGCCCTCGGGGTGACAAAGTACGGCACAGACGGGCATGTCCCCGGGCAGGTGGCAGTGGTgacagggctggggcaccccgGGGACACACAGCCGGGTGCTGGCAGTGCAAACCTCTGCTGGCCGTGGCCCCGGCGTGCAGGGGTGCACAGGTGCAGGGTGCACGGGGGACAATGCGCACACACCCAAACACACGCACCCCCTGCTGGCTGGGATGCACAGACACACGGCTGCACAGACAGACGGACACACAGAGGCAGAcggacagacacagacagacaaaggcacgcacacacacacagagggccacacagacagacggacagactCAGAGGTACACAAGCACACGCGCAGACAGACACGCACAGGTACACACACAGAGAGAggtgcagacagacagacgcacaggtacacacacacagacacatacaggGACAGAATCACAAACACACCAGCACTCAGATGTGCTCACATGGGTGCTTGCACACCTGTGCACGTGCACAGCTACCCTCACAAGTGCGCACACCCACAGGGGAACGTGCCCTGGCCGCAGCCCTGGGTGCACGTGCCAGGCTGTGCAGGCACAACGGGGAGCAAAAGTACCCACAGACAggtgcacgcacacacacatgcgCATGCCGGCGGTGTGCGTGCGCAAACAAGCACCCAGCGGTGCACGCAAGGCTGCGCAGGTGCAGGGGAAACACCTAGGTCAGGGCCGTGGGGCAGGGGAATACCCCACGcagagctgtggggcaggggccACTGGGTCAGGACCGGGGTGACAggtcccccagccctgcaatCAGCCCCCACGCGCCGCGCTGCCTCCCCACCTCATCATCCCAAATTGCCCAAAGTACAGGCTGCGCTCATGCTGCGCTGCCGGCCTGGGGCAGCGGCGGCTGCCTGACTCACGGCGGAGGAAGGGGCAAATCACCGGGGTTTCGGGGTGCCGGCCGCCACACGCTTTGGGGTGCATTCCTGTGGCGAGGAATTTGGCTTGCTGGTGTTTAACCAAAACAGCCGAGGGGGCTGGCATCCCTGCGGGGTCCCAGATGTGCCTGAAgcccctcttctctccccttgCTGCTGGGAAGTGAGGGGGCGCATCACCCGCAGCGGGTCCCTGTGGTGGGAACAAGGGGGGGGAACGCATGGTGACATGGGGACAGAGGTGATCCCGAATGAAGGCCAGACTGAGGGGCGTGAGCATCGCCGTGGTGGTGGCCCTTCTCCACGAGCACCTACggtggcagggggacagccACCGCAGGTAGCCCAGGGGACCTGTCCCCATTCCTGTCCCCATGTCTATCTCTCACTGGGCAGGAGCTCCGGCTGCCCCAGGGCGGGTGACAGCAGGAGGTGACAGCAGAAACTGCCCCGGGCACTGCGGGGCCGCATCTCGCTCACGTGCGCGGTGCGGCCAGCGCGGGGCTTGGGGTGTTCCCCCTGGTTGTGGTCACGGCGGGGCCGGCGCCTTCCCCcccggggcagcggggagggggcggtgAGCGCTGCCTCGCCCGCTTATATTTCAGGCGCGGGGCTGCAGGATCTGCCCCGGCCAGGGCACACAGGCGTCCCATTGTTGAAGCCCCttcggcggcggcggggagcaggTAAGGCGGCTCCAGCATCAATGGCAGCTCTGTCTGGTGGCGgggcggggacggggctgccGGCAGCGCGGCACACAGGGtgccggggctgcagggcactggCCGGCGGGGCCTGGCAGGGGGCTGGCGGCGCGCCCCAGCCACCCTAAATCTCAGCACACCTGGGACACCCCCAGCCCTATGGGCTCTGAGTGGTTCTTTGTCTTGCCCAGGCTTTGCTGAGGGCACGACCCCCCCCCGAGCATCACCCGTGTGCAGACCCCCCCCTTACACCTGCCGTGCTGCATCAGAGGTGTGCccttcccaggatgtggccgTCAGCTCACACGTCCCTTCGACTCACCAGTGCTTTTGCCCatttttggctgctttttttgcTCAGTGAACGGAtagggattttattttcttggtgaCTAGGGACTGAAGGTCCTgtttctggcagcagctcccttgCACGGTGCTTTCCATGAGTGTCTGGGCTGTGCTGAGTTAATAAACCTTTGCTTTCAGGTAGGGCAAAACAACCTTAGTGTGCACATTTCAGTTGGTCAGGGGGTTTATGTCAGGCAAGAACTTTTTGGGAACATTGAGTCTCCAATGAGCGAGGCGGCGTGTGGGTAACTAATCCCTCGCCGCCCAGTGTGCGCCCGGGGGAGAGGCTGCTCAGCTCTGCGCCAGCTCCGCTGCAgctcccggccctgcccggctccCCTCTGCCCGTCTTTTTGGGACCTCGAGGTATTCGTGGCGCTGGCGCGGTGAGGTCTTGCACTGGGAACAAATGCAGGGGCAAGGGAGAGGGGGAATTGCCACCCGTGACCCACACAGGgacatctgccagctctgtccctgcagggGTGTCCTCTGCCCGGCACAAGGTCAGGGACTGCGCCAGTCCCTCCGTGCCACCAGCACTGAGCATTGCGGCGACTGCAGGTTTAATGCCTggtcccctgtccctgccccagggtGGCCTCACGGGGATGTAGCACgtctctgtcctgctgcagcaaggGGGATCCATGGGGAGCGTTTTATGAGCCGCAATGGGAGGTGAGCTCTGCCCTCTCCAAGCCCTTTGGGGTGCACTGGAGCGAGGACAGCAGCTCAGTCCCCCCTGACCAGCGAATCCCATGGGATTCGGGGCAAGGCAACCACACTCAGCTGTTGCCAGGTGAAAGCCCAGGACGGACTGAGCACACCATTTTGGTGTGGAGGAGTTCCCTGAAGTCCAGCTAGGCTGTGTCCCCAGTGGGGTGGCATCCTCTGGCGCAGTGTGAGGTGGGACGCTGCTGCAGGGGTCCGCTCCGCTGCTCCCTGCTGAGCCCTGTGTCCGTGTGTCCTGCTGGCCTCcgcagcagtgctggggacacGGCGCCGGCTGTGTTGgctgggggacatgggggaggGCACGAGGGCTGTTTCTTGGTGACAGACACCATTTTGAGGACACGTCGCATTCTGGCTTTAATTACAGTAATCAGCTGTCAAATGGGCACACTGGCGCCTGCTTTGGCTCCGAGGGTGAGGGCGAGCTGCCCCGTGCCTGTCTCAGCGCAGGCGCTGGATGCGCTGCACGTGGCAATGTCCCGCTCCCCACCTTGCCATTTGTCCCCAGCCCGGAGGCACCTGTGGGACACAGCCCACACGGGCCGAGGTTGTGCTATGGAGGTGTGTGCACGCATGTGTGCGCGCTTGCCTCCAACCCCAAATGATGGTGTGGTTAGAGCAGCCGGCTGGGCAGCgaagccacatccagcctggggCAGGATTCGGCCCTGGTGCTGCATCCCTGGAAGGGTGCCCCGGCCGGGGGATGCTCTGGTCCCTGCCGCCGCCCCGCTGATTAAAGGGAGCCCTGACCGCAGCGCTCGGCCCTTTGGCTCGAGGGTGGGCGCGCTGGTATGCCAGCAATGTGGGTGCTCCAGATGGACAGACGGACACGGGAGCACCCCGGCATCTGGGTGGCTCCCCTGAAACAGCACAGGGATCGGACAGGGGGCTCTGCAGCGAGACCCAGGTGTCCCTGAGTGCctgagctctgccctgcctgcatgGACACCTGTGTCCCCAGCCACAGTGCTGGTGGCATCCTCGTGGCACCACCCTGCATGGATCACCAGGCTGCTGTCACCTCCCTGCCACAGCCACAGCTTGTCCCATCGTGAGTTGGGCTGTGCGTTAGAGCAGGAGCCTTCTCTGTACAAATGCCCGGAGATGTCCCAGCATGATCAGACGTGGCTCAAGAACCCGTCATGCCGAACAATTAGCACAAACAATTATATCATATCAGCAAGCCACCATCCCACTTCTTGGCAGGTTGGAGGATGCAGCACCTGGTGGGGGCTggctcttccccccccccccccccccccgcagccccacgGGGCTTTCCTGATACCTTATCCACGCAGTGCCTGCGtgcttgga is part of the Cygnus atratus isolate AKBS03 ecotype Queensland, Australia chromosome 20, CAtr_DNAZoo_HiC_assembly, whole genome shotgun sequence genome and harbors:
- the CLDN3 gene encoding claudin-3, whose product is MSMGLEIGGVALSVLGWLCSIICCALPMWRVSAFIGNNIVTAQIIWEGLWMNCVVQSTGQMQCKVYDSMLALPQDLQAARALLVVAIVLAVLGLMVAIVGAQCTRCVEDETTKAKITIVSGVIFLLSGIMTLIPVSWSANTIIRDFYNPLVLEAQKRELGTSLYVGWAAAALLLFGGSLLCCSCPPKDERYAPSKVAYSAPRSAVTSYDKRNYV